In Gemmatimonadota bacterium, the genomic stretch CCTTCAGAATCTCAAAGAGCGCCGAGTGCTTGAACCAGGCCATTGCAAGCGATCGGAACGCGGCTTCGTCCGGTGCCACCTCCCGGAGCAGGTCGGAGTCCGACCTGCCATGCGAGAGAATGTCGATGAAGTTGAACACCATGGACACGAGCGGCAGCGAATACAACCCGGAGAGACCTTTTCGAAGGTTGTTGGCGTCCGCGCGCGTCACCACCTTCACATACTTCGACGGCACGCCCGGGGCCGCGCCCAGCCTCTTCAGTTGTGCGTCGAGCAACGCGTGTTCATGTCTGTTCAGGCTCGTCTCGTCATCACCGGGCATGGCCCAGAGTTCCGGGTGCTTCCTGGCAATCTGAAGCGGATGCAGCCCGGAGAAGATGGCGTTCCGCGAAAACGGAGTGGCGGTCGGCAGAATGGAGAAGTAGTGATGCCGCCGGATGTCGAAGAACGGTTCCAGAAGCTGCTCCATGGCAACCCACTGATCCAGCCGAAGACAGTCGAGAACGATGAAGTACACCTTGCGCTTCTTCCGGAGGAGCGGCGCCACGAACTTCCGAACGATATCCACCGAGAGCGTCGGCCGGTCCGACGGATCCGCAGAGATCCACCCGGCATAGTGGGACGCCACAAACCGCGAGAACTCAACATTGGCTTCATGCTTGGCGTCTTCATGCGTCTGCAGAAGTCCGGCGTCCCGGAATGAGTCCAGCCGAAGATCCCAGTCCGCGAGCTTCCTGTGCGTTTCCAGCCAGACATCCGGAGACTTTTCGCCTTCTCGGAGATTCCGGAGCAGGGTGAACTCCTCCACATAGTCCCGCATCACGCCGGATTCGCGAATGCGCGCGCCATCCAGAAGGCGGCGGCAGGCGGTGAACACCTGAAGCGGATTGACGGGCTTGACGAGGTAGTTGTCGATCTCGCGCCGGATGGCCGCATCCGCAAGGTCTTCGTCCTCCGACTTGGTCACCATGATGACGGGAACGCTCGGGTCCACGGCCTTGATTCCCTGAAGCGTCTCCAGGCCGTCGATGCCGGGCATCATCTCGTCCAGTATCACGAGATCGAAACGGCGACCCTCCTTCGCGACCAGATAGACCGCATCCTCGCCGTTGGAGACCCCCTCGACGGCAAACCCCCGATCCTCCAGCATCTTCACATGAGGACGCAGCAGGTCGATTTCGTCGTCGGCCCAGAGAATGGTCTTGCGCGGTTCCAGAGTAACCTCATTCAGTCCGTGGGAGGGGGTCAGGCGGAATGCCCGCCCGCGGGCAGTTCCACCGAGAACACGGTACTGACGCCCCCCTTGCTGTGCAACAGGCGGAGTTTCCCGCCATGGTATTCCTCGACAATCCGTCGCGCCAGGGCCAGGCCGAGTCCCCACCCCTTTCGCCTTGTGGTAAACCCCGCATCGAACACGCGTCGCTGGATCGACTCGGGAACGCCCGGACCATTGTCCTCCACCAGAATCCGAACGCCCGCGGCGGTCCTTTCGGTCCGAACCGTCACGCGACCATCTCCCTCGCCCCGCGCCAGTGAGTCGAGCGAGTTCTTCACGAGGTTCTCCACGGTCCAGGAGA encodes the following:
- a CDS encoding bifunctional response regulator/alkaline phosphatase family protein, whose protein sequence is MPWRETPPVAQQGGRQYRVLGGTARGRAFRLTPSHGLNEVTLEPRKTILWADDEIDLLRPHVKMLEDRGFAVEGVSNGEDAVYLVAKEGRRFDLVILDEMMPGIDGLETLQGIKAVDPSVPVIMVTKSEDEDLADAAIRREIDNYLVKPVNPLQVFTACRRLLDGARIRESGVMRDYVEEFTLLRNLREGEKSPDVWLETHRKLADWDLRLDSFRDAGLLQTHEDAKHEANVEFSRFVASHYAGWISADPSDRPTLSVDIVRKFVAPLLRKKRKVYFIVLDCLRLDQWVAMEQLLEPFFDIRRHHYFSILPTATPFSRNAIFSGLHPLQIARKHPELWAMPGDDETSLNRHEHALLDAQLKRLGAAPGVPSKYVKVVTRADANNLRKGLSGLYSLPLVSMVFNFIDILSHGRSDSDLLREVAPDEAAFRSLAMAWFKHSALFEILKAVSRQDATVVVTTDHGSIIGRHASMVQGNRDTTTNLRFKIGSNLGCDTKHALHIKDPEAYQLPSMGLGTHYIIARENYYFVYPTKFHEYERQFRGSFQHGGISLEEMVLPVAVMNPR